GAATTGCATCGCTTTACCAATTAGAGCAGTTACAATGTGTCTCATCCTACCATAAtctatgtgtaggtgtgttgtgTGATGACTGattaaaaaacataaaaaacatttGTATCATTTATTTGATGAAGCAGGAGTTTATTAAGTGCATGCAAATTGTCATTTTGCAGAACAGCCTTAGTGAAAGTAAAGGCAGGTTGACACTAAAACACAATCCGTTGTTTCGGCTGTAAACTGCCAACCACagacaaaagaagaagaaaactgtAGGTTGAGAGAGGGTTGAAGAaataaaagaaaacaaacaacccAGCAATGTTATGATAAGCGAGTGATTACGCTGGCCAAAATCACAACCTCCATCCATTTCGTATCAGTTCCTATCACTGGGAGGAGTGGACACATTTTTccactgtttttctctcttgttctctcctgtGCTATAGGAATGTGTCGGGAATGTGAAAAAAGCATCCTGTTTTCATTTCTTACACTTAGTCAACCATTATGTAGGCCACATAAGTCTGTGCTGGGGGTCTGTATATCCTTCACGATGTCTGGTTAAATAAATATTAAAGGAGTTTGGTCTATGGTAATGTCAATGCAGGTTCACTTTTGACCAGCTGTTTGTCTCTAAGCAACCTGTTGAAGGTGAAGACAGCCTTGTGAAGACAGCTAAGAAAACTGATTTACTGAGATCCACAGTTCTTTGAAATAGCAGAGGTATGTGCGACTTTTCTGGGATAGTAAAAAAGacgaaaaacaaaacacaagcatcaCAAGTTGCTTCACCAAGATACCACATTGAGATACCCATGTCAATACAATAGAGTTATCTTGACTGAGTTGTCTTACCATAATACATCCATTGTGCTCATACACTTGTATCTATACACCTGCAGAGACATCAGCCTCTGTCCTATACCAACTAGCAGTATCTAGAATAAACATAAGTTCATGGAATAAGGCGAGACAAAGGCTGCACACATCAGGGATAGATAACAAGTGAAATTACACAAGACACAGACCTATCTAGATACACCATATCTAGTATAGGTAGTATACAAAACAATACTGTACTTTCCTCCAGACTGGAGACTGTGTACACTGTGCCTGTAAAGGCACAAATGGGACTAAACAGAGGAAAGCCCATACTTGTTCCTGCTTTATCCTTCTCATCCAAAATCTGAAGTCAGATATTAGACTTTTCAGTCATTAGAATTATTGTATTAAATTGCAATCAGAAATGAGATGATTTGTTGATGGAAATCTTAAAAAGGTCAAAAACTCAACAGAACAAGCATGTTAGTTGATGTATATTTATTTCAACACAATAATGAAGTAACTCgcaacaataaatatatatatatatatacatacaaataagttaaataaataaattaaatgatACCATCTTTAAAGTTTCTTTTCAGAGCGACTGAATGTGAAGGTaaactttttcttttcttcttggaGTGTCTTTGACTGGTAAACATTCATATACGGAGGACACATTACAGCATTTTGATAAACCTAAATCCccaaaataaatacagcactGGAATATTGAACATGAGTAAGACTTCAACAGTTCACTGACAGAAGCCACATATTGGTCAAAGATTGAGGGATCTCAATCCCAGCTTGGAAGTAAACAAATTCCTTTGGAGGTTTGTAACATTGTCATGATTTCCCAATGGGTAGTTACTAAGGCATTAACAGGACATTTtgttgagagaaaaaaacaattaCTGCATTTTTGGCTGGGCTCATGCTATTGAAACCTGCTGGCTTATCTACAATCAAAACATTAAACAGTAGCTACGCAATAAATACTTCCGCCATCATAATAGACCTGCTTTTCTTTTGTGTCTgtacgattgtgtgtgtgtatgtgtgtgtgtgtatgtgtgtggtccaCATATAGCAATGGATAAAGCCTAGGTGTAATGAGTATTACAAATAAGATCTTCTAGGATCTGTCCTTCATTATATTTAAGTGATGCATGGACCAGCTTAAACGTAGTGACATCTGATCTTATAGTTTCAAGTATATTTTTTGCTGAAGACAGATAAACTTAAGCTCTgatacagagaaaaaaaaggaaataaaaagaagaaaaaaaaggataaaATATTGATAAATGTATCATTCTGTACATGATGATTCAGAGAAGGCTAGGCGATGAgctccacacacagaacactctTCTGTATGTGGGACTAAAAGTCCTTCCTAAACAGTCCAGCAGAGTCTCAGAGAACTGGTTGGGGTCCACTGTTTGGGGCTCTTAACAAGCCATGCACACGTTTAATTAGAATAGTCATCACCCTCCCAGTCAAGAGCTTAATATCCAAAGGCACTTGCAAGGATTAGATCCTTACGCCCTTCTCCACTTAGGTCCAGATGTCCAGTCcgtaccagaccagaccaggaagCAGGCTGGCAGGTAGGCAGGACCAGGCTAGGCCAGACCacaccaggccaggccaggccaggccaggccaggccagaccccATGAAAGGTCTCCCAACAGGTCATGTTGTTCCATGCTCGCCTCCGTCCAGCTCTTCCTCTACTTGATCTGGGGTCTGTTGGCTCTGGAGGATTTCTTCCTTGAGGAGGCTGGCAGACGTGCAGCAGCCATATTGGCTTTGACCACATTTCTGTTACGACAAAAAGAAACAAACGTTAGGACTGTAAGAGCTGTCTTGAACAATATTTGCAGTTTCATTTTCAGTTATTGTACCATGTTCTAATTTTGTGCTGTGTTACCTGAGGGAGGTCAGAAAGGTTTTGTGGCTAACGTCTGAGCGGACACCCATCTCTTCTAAAGGGCTGACCTTCACAATGCTGGAATTCTCAGAGCTGTGGATTAAAATGAGAACCGTGTTAAAATTAGGCCAACAAAGCAACCCTCTTGGCAACCCCTCCAGGCGtcatttgtatatatataaataattcgGCAGACCAAATTTTTATGGTTTACGACAGATTTCAACTCAATATGCTTTCACAAACCCCCCTGGCAGGGAACCTGTCCCTGGATAAGACATCGAGACACTGACTAATCCTCAACCTCGGTTTCATAACCGCAATAATGCAGTGCTGTTACAAACCTCCCCTCCGGTGAGGGTGAAAAAGAAACTATCCAAAAATAGAGACATGACTAATAGACCTGCAGCGGCGTGCAGGTACTTCCCTTCCACTCCTACAGTACCATCATAGCCACATCACAGACACCAgccctactccctctctccctgactctcactATGATCTGTCTGCTTACAAACCACCCTCATGCTGCTCACACATGAATTATCCACTGGAATTATCCTTAAGATAAAACTCTCTGTTGATACAATCTGGAATGCCGAAATGTAGACGTGAGGGGAAGGAAGTCCCTTGGATCTTGGGAGACTCGTGGGGATGGGGATAGGCTCACCTGTCGTGGCAGAACCCTGAGCAGGTCTTGTCGTCAGGGCGGGCGCACTCACAGCGAGCGGCGGAGCGACGGCGCCGAGACAGGGGGCTTCCCAAGCCATAGGGGGCGATCTTACTGTGGGGGAGAAGGTAGATAAGTCAgtgggtgcgtgtgtctgtgtgtctgtgtgtgtgtgtgtgtgtgtgtgtgtgtgtgtgtgtgagactcagtGAGTATATGCGTACAGCAGCTGTCAGTCAAACTCACCTGGGAGTATTAACCCAGATAATATCCAGGTGGCAGAAGTAGATACATTCCGTGTCCATCCAGTTGCTGCAGGAGCAGCGCTTGGTTCTGACACGGTGTGTGGCAGGCTTGGCTGGAGTCTCAGACTGACCCGATACAGGCAGCCCAATACCTAGATAGACACAATATCATATGTGGTTAGCACTAGACAACCTCAAAGGTGCTTAAACCGATACTGTTTCACATAAACACTGATTTGCCATTCAACACAATTGCCCTGGATTTATGTGATAGCTTTTCTAATCTATTGTGAAACTCCATCCAGGTGTTATAAAGTCGGCTTAGTATCTTATTTTCCTTTTCTGCCTTGTTTCCTAGGCGTGGCTGTACCTGCACCCTCTAACAGTGAAACCAGTCTCTGGACAACCAGCAATAACACACAGCCTGCTTAGACATGATGCTGTAGTGCAAGCTGCTACTCCAGCTTTCAACATCAGGGGTCTCATGATGTTATCTCAGATCAAAATGTCTACTGAAAAAGCTATTTTATTGTTCATTatttatattcttttttttgtttgataTTTTTTAACAATGTATCCATGCCACTTATGTTTTGTAGTTGTAGAATGTGTTTAATAGTAAGTAGAAAATGTTTAAGTCAATGCAATCCTACAATGCAAATCTTACAAGTTCTATGTTGAGGAAAACATCTTCAGTACTTGCAAACTTTACCAGTCTATCATAGAGACCTATAAATAACATCTAAAATCTCTTAGTCATCTAACGTGACTAAGAGAATAAAAATGAAGTAGCAAGCTTACCCTCCTGTAGGACCACACAGAGTATGAGAGTGAAAGTCAGCGTTCTGAACAGAGAAAGAGCCATTATCCGTCTCCTTGTATAATGACAGGCTAATATCCAAGAGCAGAGgttttttacacacacagagggtgcaGTAGAATCTGTACGGTCCGGATTGACGGGTATagttggacagagagaggcaacAGGTGCTTTGTGCTGAGCAGTCTGCCTGGCCCTCCTCTTATACGATCATGTCCCTGAGCCCGCCTTCTACCTACTAGCCGTGTTGTTACACAACATAGCGTTCCAGCTGCCTCTATACATTCCAAGACTCTCCTCTGGCACGACCTCCACCAGGAAGGAGGAAGTTGAGTGTCAGACaacgatagagagagggaaaactcCATTGAATGTGTTGTTTTGGCCTTCAAAGGGCAGGTCATTGTCagccagagacaggaagtctaGTGAAGCTATGGAATGTCTATGGGTTTTTCCGAGACGCATGGCAGAGAGGGGAACCTGGAGGTGGGATAGACCCCAGTTCCATCAGGAAGGGCAGGAAAGATAGTGGCTGATGGGCTCATGTTTTGCATGTGCCACAAGGCTGATATGGAGTTGAGGGCAGGCCGCCAGGCCTCGCGTCCAGCTCCCCTACGGAAACTGATGTCACGGCAGACACTTCCGGGATGAGCCTGCtgccacacacaagcccacgcTATCTAAGCATCCTCCCTGCAGAACGGCATGCGCCCTGACCTTCTGTAGAGATATAGGGTGACGGACCTTTACAGCCCTGCTGCccccaaacacccacacaccatgTATCTGTTTGCACTGCTTTGACTGtaccaatgttttttttctgaatGCCGTGTGATCAAATTGAGTAACTGGAAATCTTGATAAGAAGAAGGGAACTGCACTCCTCCACAGTCGTTGTAGATAGACAAATACAAGCCAGTTATACAATCTATTCATTGAGCAGAAGTGTTTTTCTAAAGCGACGTACTGGGtggagatttgaacctgcaacctcttgatctgcagtcaaatgccaTCTACCACGGAGCTAATACCACAACTTTGCCCCTGATACCCTAACTACCTGTGGACAGACTTGAAAACATGATTCAATGGCAAACTATGGCCACTAGAACCCACTATGCATTTGATAAGTGGTTATCCCATAAGGTAACAGAGGTGAAAGCTTGCTTAAAGGATGAGATGGCGACTATGAATTGGAACATGATCTCCATATTTGCGTGTTCACAAAAACAAAGGTTGAAGGTACAAAGATACTTCCCCTGAATGATGGCTCACAGGTGTGCACTCTCGCTGCTGTTGTAGAAAACACGGGCCTCAGCAACAAACCCAATGAACAGATAACTAAGATGACAGCACCCACGATCAATCCATAGTCCCTTTGTGTCCCTAATGCAACTGCTAAGAGAAATTCTCTCGCTATTCTCACACGCTGGGGCGCTCTGCAGAACTGGCGACCTCAGCAGTTTTAGTTAATCATTGTACTTTGTCATACAGTATACCAGTGTTTGAAGGTTTCAGGAAACACACTGAGGAATTCTCTGCAGCCTTTTAAGAGCTTGCTTTGATCTCAAACACAGGGATATCACTAGGACAAGGCTTTGGGGACACCTAGGCATGGACAAACAACAGTTTTCAATGACTGGGTAAGAAACAATTTGGGACATGAAGTGTTTGCGAGGGGGTAGACTGAGCGGTAAAGGGAGGAAATGCCAAAGTAATGTCATAATCTACAAAACAATGGCATTTCAGAAACTATTTGTCCCAATGGGGGAAAATATCTAGAACAAATATTTGTCTGATGGCAGGGTGGCGAGAGAGGGAAGCCCCCCCttattctccccctcccctcccctgctcctcccccctccaccccccctcccactttctTGACGGCCAGTGACTCTgcagtcacagtgtgtgtgccctTATCCCATTTTCACTTCCGGAGGAATGTGAAacgatgacaaacacaaacagacgaGCCACTTGTTCATTGTCTGGATTTCATGGAATTCATTCAGGCCTTCGAAATCATAAACCAATGATCTcaccacactcacatactgtgTCATAGAGAGCGAGGGAAATATTAAAAGGGTGAGGAATGATCTACCAAACTGACCAGGATCTTGTCCTAAATTAGATTGGAATGTGGAGGTCATGGTAGATGTCACAGATGACTTGCGTGATGTCATTTGTGATGTATTTTCCTCTGAGAGACCCGGTTAAATATATCATGGATCCTAGAGTGAGATGGAATGAAAAAACTCAAAACATAGATTTGGGATTAGGAAAGAGCCCGGGTAGTGAAGAAAGCAGCTGTATTGTAAGAATTTGCAGCTGTACGAATTTGCACACCCCTTATCCTCTTCCTCATAATTCAAATAGCGTGAGGGTTGAGGGTTCTACACAGTGTAAACAAGCACAAAGAGCATTATGTTCGTCTTTATCACTATCTCTATTGTGAATAGAGGTGTATCAATGAATCAAACAACTAGTAGTTGATACACTggcgttgccatggtgacagagGCACAA
Above is a window of Osmerus mordax isolate fOsmMor3 chromosome 18, fOsmMor3.pri, whole genome shotgun sequence DNA encoding:
- the edn2 gene encoding endothelin-2: MALSLFRTLTFTLILCVVLQEGIGLPVSGQSETPAKPATHRVRTKRCSCSNWMDTECIYFCHLDIIWVNTPSKIAPYGLGSPLSRRRRSAARCECARPDDKTCSGFCHDSSENSSIVKVSPLEEMGVRSDVSHKTFLTSLRNVVKANMAAARLPASSRKKSSRANRPQIK